Proteins co-encoded in one Mercenaria mercenaria strain notata unplaced genomic scaffold, MADL_Memer_1 contig_4499, whole genome shotgun sequence genomic window:
- the LOC128553923 gene encoding GTPase IMAP family member 9-like, which yields MSENYERKIVVVGKTGNGKSSLGNVLLRRCAFYEAHSFNAITKECEVDRDEGNLSVIDTPGLFDSDGDRSLAQQALEVQRAIKLCPNPHAFLIVLNGSTRLTQEELSTIDVLHVIFGEQCLKRAIIVLTHIGNNVEETQLKGMLTTSSAMSNLIRQCGNRFARIDNREPKPEHIERINRLVDQVSRAGRNSFKNGYLHLHKQVLQEALENHDSGPVHIQIKLWSEQITEAVEEEKKFNRKCWKAAGMGAVCVVAGITHLGGGSRTVATAATNLETAQVVIEKSVNVATGVISYIRSTH from the coding sequence ATGTCTGAGAATTACGAAAGAAAAATAGTCGTTGTTGGGAAAACCGGAAATGGCAAGAGTTCTCTAGGCAACGTTTTACTTAGAAGGTGCGCGTTTTATGAAGCACATAGCTTTAATGCTATCACTAAAGAATGTGAAGTTGATAGAGATGAGGGAAATTTATCTGTTATTGACACGCCTGGTCTTTTTGATAGCGACGGAGACAGAAGTTTGGCACAGCAAGCTTTGGAGGTCCAAAGGGCTATAAAACTTTGCCCCAATCCCCATGCTTTTCTTATTGTGCTAAATGGATCCACCAGGTTAACGCAAGAAGAGTTGTCAACCATTGATGTCCTTCACGTTATTTTCGGTGAACAGTGTCTGAAAAGGGCTATCATAGTTTTAACACATATTGGAAATAATGTAGAAGAAACCCAGCTGAAAGGAATGCTCACAACAAGTAGCGCAATGAGCAACTTAATCAGGCAGTGCGGAAACAGGTTTGCTAGAATAGACAATAGAGAACCAAAACCTGAGCATATAGAACGTATCAACAGACTTGTCGATCAAGTATCTCGGGCAGGAAGAAACAGCTTCAAGAATGGATATCTCCACTTACACAAGCAGGTGTTACAGGAAGCACTTGAGAACCATGATAGTGGACCAGTTCACATACAAATCAAACTATGGTCTGAGCAAATCACGGAGGCTGTGGAAGAAGAAAAGAAGTTTAATAGAAAATGCTGGAAGGCAGCAGGCATGGGTGCGGTTTGTGTTGTTGCAGGGATAACTCATCTTGGTGGAGGCTCTAGGACAGTTGCAACAGCAGCTACAAATCTTGAAACAGCTCAAGTGGTaatcgaaaaatctgtaaatgtTGCAACAGGGGTGATAAGTTATATAAGATCTACTCATTGA